In Euphorbia lathyris chromosome 10, ddEupLath1.1, whole genome shotgun sequence, the DNA window GACGGATCGGGCAATGGTAATTTGGGCTCAACGGAACAGTCTTATTTAGGACGGGAGGTGCAGCTGTTCTCAAGCAGACAGCCCAGCGCACGTTTACTGCATGGATGTGGGCGAAAGTGGCGGAAAGGGAGTGGGTCAGCCGTTGTCTCCGACTCAGGACAGGCAGATTAGGTGGGTACGACCGGCATCAGGATGGTGGAAATGCAACGTCGATGACTTTGTTTTTTCTGTTGTCAATCAGTCTGGTTTAGACGCAATTATCAAAAACGAGGAGGGCGAGTTTATATCATTGTATAGCTCGCATTATACAAGGTTTTTGACTCAGGGATAGTGGAAGCTATTGCTTTTTGTCACAGTTTGGCGTGGCTCACTTCGTTGAACATCAATTAGGATATCTCAGAATTAGAAGGTATAATTGAGGAATTTCAAGATATTTTAGCCCATGATTTAGActttaaattcgtttttgtctCTAAGCAAGCAAACGAAGCTGCTCATGCAATTGTTAGGCACACTTTATCTTACGCTTGCTACTTTGATTCGGTTTCTATTCCAGTATGGTTAGGGATGATtctcttccaaaaaaaatacaattaaattacCCGCCAttgattataaaaaattaaaaataaaaagatagcCGCCATTGATCTCCGAATTGAAAGCGGATATAAACGCCATCTTTGAAGAGCCCAACAACATtggaaagaaattcagaaaaaaCAGAAGACACGTGTCAGAAATCTGTTTATTATACCGTTGAAGTCTGTTATGCAATATCCTCCAGGACACAGTGAAATGCTGTACtagtaatttattttgttctgAAACAGAATCACGCACCACGCAAAAAGACATGCCATACAGTTACTAAAACCCTAATTACCAAATCTGAATGTCAGAAAAACCAATTTTAATTTCATCTCTATATAAAGTTTCAGCCTTTTCTACATGTCCATTTCAGAGCTAATCAATATGGCTCCCCGGCGATCAGCAAAGAAGGAGACAATATCAAGATTCTTCAAGATCATTCTTCAACCTAACATTGAACAAAATATGCTCGTAATGCTTCTCTACTTTTTAACACACTTCTGAAAACTTCATTTCTGCTTTCTCATTTTGGGAATTTTGATGTTTGACTTAATAAAGTTGAGATTTTTATTGCAGAGTCTTCCACTTAAGTTTCTCAGCAAGTACAGGAATAAGCTTTCAGATATTGCCAAACTCACTGTATCAGATGGCCGAGTTTGGAAGGTAGGGCTTGAAAGAATTGGGGAAAACATTTGGTTGGATGATGGCTTCCATGAATTTTCTAGATACTATTCACTTAGACATGGACATCAGTTATACTTCGACTATAAGGGTATGTCTGATTTCACCCTTCACATATTCAACCTGAGCTGCTGTGAGATTTCATATCCatctcaaaatcaaaatcatgttcaTACTTGtgattctcctcctcctcctcctcctcctcctcctcctcctcctccacaTCCAAAGAAGAAAACAATTATGAATTGTGAATATAGGAACGAGAACAACATTCTTTCTCCGAGACATTTCAAATCTAAAAAGCCTCATTTCGAGATTATGCTCAAAGATCATAATTTCAGTCATCGTATCGTGGTAAGAAGCTATTCAAGGAAATATGAAAATGTTTGTGTTTGGTGATATACTTACTTGTAgtattttctttgtttatttcAGTATGTGCCAACGGAATTTTCCAGGAAACATATGGCAAGACCATTAGCTAAAACTGAGTACATTGCACTTGAACTCAGTAATGGAAAGAAATGGGATGTGTCGGTTAAACGGAAAAAGTGTGGACGTTTGGTTATTGGAGGAGGATGGATGACATTTATCGAGGAGAATAGCCTCAAAGAAAGAGATGTTTGTATTTTTGAGCTTGTTAAGAAGAATGTATTCAAAGTTTATCTATTTATTGCTTTGTAGAAACACATATTTGGTATTAGCTACTGCTACACTGTTCTAGAGCAAGTTAGTAAGATTTTCTTAAAGAAGTGTACTGCTTTCTGTAATGAAAATAggttttttgttgttgttttgttGCTTCTGGTCATTTGCTTAGACGGTTTGTGTTTTGgtattggttttttttttttttttttccttcgaGGGAAAATGAACTATTATTAACCAGAAATACCGATTACATCAACCTCAGCTATATGTCTTACAAATGGAGTAGCTGAGTCCCAAAAGGACGGACTAGGCCTAAAGAACAAGCCTTTAGCTAACACATCGGCGGCCATATTGGTCCGCCTTCTAACATAGTAACACATGCATCTTGACACGCAGCTTCAGCTGCTTTGCAGGCATGAATTGCTGCCCCAAAAGCGGACACATCCCTATAGCATTATTCTTCGAGGCATCCGTGACTTGCTTAGCATCAATTTCTATCGTCATAGCTCCCATGCCAGTGTTTTTAAGGGCCTTCTTCAAGCACATTGCTTCTGCCACCGGCACTGACCATCTTACACGCACCCACCGAGACCAGCAGGCCACTATTGCACCCTGTGAATTACGACAAACACACTCGAAGCCAACCTTCCTGTTCCCCGTCTGTATCACAGCGTCAATGTTGATCTTCAGCCGCCTCCCACCTGAGGAGCTCGAAGACTGGCTGCCTCCACCAATTTCACAGTTTGCAGCGTTATAATCCTGCAGAAAACCAAACGCTTTACATACTGTAGTAGTCGCTGGCATCCATTTTCCATTCCAACAGAAGTTGTTTCTCTGCATCCAGATAGCCTACAAGACCAAGCAGAACTTGATTTTGCTCGAACAGGAGTGGGAATCATGCAGCATAGTGGAGACCCATTCCGCGAATACCTCAGCACGGGTATCAATTAGTGCAATTCCTGCTTCCCTCCAGCTATCCGCTGCAAACTTGCAATCGATAAATAAGTGAAAGTTGTGCTCCCAACCTCTCCACAGAAGACACAACTATTTTGAACCGGAAGTGTATCTGTTCATTGCTTTGTAGAAACATAGCTACTGCTGCACTGTTCTAGAGCAagttagtaatttttttttagagaagTGACTGCTTTCTGTAATAAAAATaggttgtttgtttttgttttgttgctTCTAGTAATTTGCTTAAACAGTTAAACCTGTGTTTTGGTACTGACTTTGTTTATTGAGTTTTGATCAATATAATTGCTCAACATATCCCCAAGGAATTTCAATAAAATTGAGCCAGTTTTATTAAACACTAAGATTTGAATTAAAATTCTTAAAATCATCCAATATTGGCATTTTAAGAATTGAAAGAAAAACGAATAGATGATTGATTATACACAGCATGGTTTTCTTATTTACATTAATCCTACAAGTAGCATAAAATTTGGTTAACAATGGAGTAATTCAATTCTTAAAGAGTGTTCGTCTCTTGGTCCACGAGAAATTAACTTTTCAGACTTTTCGGTATGGAAACAATCAAAATAAGACATGAAAATGAACTTGTTAATATCTAGAAAAATATTGATCCTATATATGAATCAAGTGATTGATTAGCATACATCTCATCTCATTTTGCATAAAATTAGTACATCCAAAGCTTAAGAAGAATCAATGGATGCTATTGCTTAACAAAAACACTGATTTTCAGCTCTCAAACATCCCAAAAGATCAGGAATGAAATGGAAGGAAGAACAAGGCACTCATCCCTTCTTCTTTGTCGTCCTCTTCTTCGTTCTTTCTTTTTCATCATCATCAACATCAATACACAGTCTTCAATTAAATCACCTTCCGCTGtgagtatttttcttttgaattgacaGAAAGAATGTCTAAACTCAATCTTGATTCACTGGAAAGTATGAAATAAcagttaaatatatatatggaaatGCTGAAAAACATTTCATACTTGCATCAGCACAAGTTCATATATACACCTCAACAACAATTTCTAACAAAAATGTCCTGAATTTTAAGAGGCCCTAATGCTCAACCCTTTCTTAAAACCCCCAATGCAAGAAGCTTTCTGCACTAGGACATCCCGCTTATCCATAGAAAAGATCCGCCAATCAAAAGCACGAAAGGAGATAAAAGTAGTATAAGGGACATGTGATATATGTGAAAATCAGCTGTGCGCCCAACTAGaattttcatgatttataagacattgcCTCATTATAAATGATGCAGATGCATTCAACTAAAAATAGTGAATGATTGTATACCTTAAAGTACGTTTGTTCAGAATCTCAGGCATCTTTTTCGACTGTACTTTCCTCTGATGTCTTTCTGGGTCTTCTAGACCACAAAAATGCAGACCATGCAGCTCTCCATAGCACCCCATTTGCAAAGTGTGGAATAAATATGCGGCCCCAAAATGGGTAATATGGACCCAGAAATTTGATCAATGTGAAAAATATTGCAATTGATATCAGATGCCATGGAACTTCTGCGTCCTGCCAATTTAATGGGAAATAAGCTATAACAGAAATACAAAGAAAAATTATAGTGTTGTGTATCTACAGCAAAACAGATCAGATAAGATAGACTCaactcaaaaagaaaaataacaaaacatTCTTCAATTAGCAGAGAGAGGGAGGGAGCTCGTTTTCCTCGGATAAATTATTTTAGGACAACTCTATATGGCCCTTTTTAAGGACATTTTGTATAGatccaaagaaaaagaaacaggtAATCCCAATGTCTCGCATAAATCAAACTCCGGAGTGCAACTATCAGACACCTACTGACCACAAAAGAATTGGACAATTGCGAATTTCAATTATTCGAGGTCTACAGGCTAAAAGCTTTCAAATTTCTTAAGAAGTTAGTTTGCATTTTCTTAAGTAAAGTTTCAACCTTGATTAGCGGAGATAGTTCCAAGATGGTTTCTTGTAAGACCCCAGCTACAACAACACCAATAAGGAGTGgaaaaggaacaaaatatagCTTCTTGTGATGTGCACAATATGACATTTCGCTAAGGGAGGTAACCGTCAGCACTGGCAGACACAAATATTTGATAACTGCCACGGTGAGATCAAGTATGAGTTGAATGAAGTTCTCCATTGCTCTATTCCACGGGAAGCTCTTAACTGGCTGAGGAGAACTGTCCCACAATTTTCTCGCCTTGTTCATAAGACGGTCAAAGCTTAACTTCTCCGGGTCACCGGACTGTCCTGCTGTCATATTCATTGCACAAGAGATATTCAGTCTAGATTTTTCATTAATCCCATTTCTTTTACCGCTGAAAATGCCGGTGTGCTGTTCAAAATTTAGTGCTAGTCCCTGCTACAAGGAAGAGGTTCAATAGTTCAGGAAGGCTGTAAAATGCTCAATTCTACCATTATATGTCATATGTGTGCTTAGATTTGAACTTCAGTAAAAAATCTACACCTTTCTGATAAATCTCTAATGCATTTGCTATATGATTGTAACTCAAAAAACAGCATATGTGTATTCTGTTtaatctaaacaacaataatcTACACAAGATTAAGGAATATAAATCTATCAAACTCAATCAAAACCCCACATCTCTAATTAAAAGGTAACAATATATAATTGGGCATTCCAAATATATGAAactagaaaaacaaatccctagAAAAAATACGGTATTAGAATTGACTAGAAAGACAGAAATAAGCCTACCTTGGGTCCATGGGTGGAAGGGGAAATATGCCTGAGAGCCAATTGAGTCGATGTATGGAGACGGGAGGAAGAAAATAATGAATAGGAGGCATATGGAGAGGCCATATTCTATAAACTTGAAGATGAAATTCTTAAACGATTAATTAATAGCTGAAAATTGATAATTTCATAATTGAATCCAGGAAAAGATAAGATCTTTATTCTGGGTTGGAGTTTGGCGTCGGGTTCAGCTTCAGACGGAGGGGTTTAAGCAGGATTGAAGGTCGTGATCCACTACTGGTGACTACAGGGATTTGGCGTGGGTACGTACGTAAACGCTGCCACATGGCCATTTATATTATTTCCATATTtatattttgggtaattaatttattagtgcctatattttgacaaaatacactgtttagtccctttatttttaaaaacacacggtaaagtccctaacatttttctcggtgaactatttagtccctaacgtttttctcggtgaactgtttagtccattccgttagactctcatgaagattctgttagtcaatttggatttacgttcttcttttcctttaaactccaatgcatctgaaatcaactttgagtgttcttcttcttaatcgttcaaattcgtaagcaatgggtctgttctttttcttgttttccatacaaatagcttcttcttctaaattggatttcctcttctgaagtttgaaggtaaatagtaaatggtaatttagtcattttcgaagtcataaacggtaaaaaatctaacaaacagacggaaggactaaacagttcactgagaaaaaggttagggaccttaccatgtgtttttgaaaatacagggactaaacaatatgttttatcaaaatataaggactaataaattaattacccttttatttttgggaaaagtacaaaaataaaccttgtggttacaccaattttcgaacaacacccatgtggtttaaaagtttgcaaagtggtaacATGTACtttattccgttagcaaacacataccaaattgtggtttaaaagtcaaaggaaaaagagttaatttggtccttatatttatttatttttataaattaacccccttattacctaattatcacaaacaaaccccaaaataaaaattaaaaatcaaatacaccatcttctccatctctctttaattttttttttttctctttgttaatttctctctaaaatcaattaaattttcatctctttctaaaAAATTGAATGAATCAAATCTTTAAATCTTAATACATTTACAATATCAAATCAAATGAATCAAAGATATCCAACATGAAGTCTGGGCTCCGTGATGCAACAACTTCTCTAGTATCAGATTTGATACCATTAGAAACATACAACATTAAATCCATTTTTTCTTTAAGCACCTCAAATTTTGATAGCATTCGTAACTGGAAGAAAAAACACATGAACTTCACAGATCAATGACACGGGAAAGTTTCCGAATCCGGTTTAATAAGAAGTCTCACTGCTTGATTGTGGCTTGGTAGAGAGCGTTCTTTGCATCAGGGCGGTTCGTTTCAAGGACACCTGCAACCTTATCAATCTTGCAATGAAGCTTACTTGCTGCAATAAAACGTGATAATTCCCTGAAAAATAGATAAGCTTGACTTACACATCAATGAACTCCACCTTCTTAATAGCTTGAATTTTGTCATCCCAAGCTGTAAAGTAAAGAATACCAAGTCCATCTTCTACTCAACTGCAACTGTTTTGCTTTCTGTAAGCTTTAGTTGTTCCGATGAGCTTCTCCAACTTCACTTTCACCTAAGTTTTCTTCAGCATCAACAATCCTAACAAAGACAActgagtaaaaaaaaaaaaaattcaattgattttagagagagaaattaacaaagagaaaagagaaaaaaagaagaaaaataaaaaattaaagagagagggataagatggtgtatttgatttttaatttttattttggggtttgtttgtgataattagataataagggggttaatttataaaaataaataaacataaggaccaaattaactctttttcttttgacttttaacaccgttagtcaatttggtatgtgtttgctaacggaatgaagtacatggcaccactttacaaacttttaaaccacatgggtgttgttcgaaaattggtgtaaccacaaggtttatttttgtacttttccctttatttttttgttgttggCTTTCATTAATTTCTCTTCAAGAAGAACGATAAAATTACCAAACtcgttattaatttttttttctctctctaataaACATAATAAACTATCAATTTGGAAGTATTGAAAAGCTACATAATCTTTTTTATCacttttttttaacttattaatctaattaatttgacaaaataataACCCCCATTTCATCTTTCCTAGATGATATCTTTTTTGAAAACTTTCCTAGATGATTAATTTGTATTTAAATTACTATTTCaactaaattttattatttaaaatgcCTACTTTTTGATGAAGCATCCGAGTTGTCTCGACTTCGGATGCCACCATCGAGCTCATCTACTACCCTTCGATATCGGATAGCTCATCAGGTCCACACACCCTTAAAGCTCATCTTTAACAAGCCCAGGACTCCGGAGGTACTCAAGTCATTTACTACTGTTCCACCCAAAACCTATAAATAAGATTGATCATGCACTATAATAGGGGTAATCTTTCTCTCACTATACTCTCTTTCTACACCTTATCATTCACTAATTTGATCGTGAGAGCGTATTCCAAGAACCGTTCTCAGCGCAGGTAGCCCGACAAGCGAATGTGGATCTTGACTCCTCATCACTTTTTATTACGGATGAAAGGAGTACTGTTatattatctttattttatatCCGCCAAAAAGAAATAGAATAAGACCACATTTATTTGTCAGAAAATATTGtgctgaaaaataattttttgatTTTCCATTATTTGTTTGTATAAATCAATAAGAAATTTTAAGTtgataaacataaaaatatataaagaaaaatgtTTTGCCATTtcataaaaagtaaaatattgtTATATACCTTTTGAAAGCCGACTTTATTTTTTCTTACTCTTTTGAAAACAACAATCATCGACCACTTATTTTCGTTGTTGTAGTCAaacaccggaattttttttccttacccaatattttccaacaaacaaatgaacataaattacaaatttgTTTCTTTTGCCCTTAATATTTCCAACCTGGATCAATAAGAGTCTCGTTTATAAGTTCTCATGTATAGTGCAAAATTGGGCCAGATTGTATAATTTACTACTTTACAAGTATATTTGTACTTTCCGGAGAGCTAACGTTTTTTAGAAGTATAAATATATCAAAATCGTACAATTTTGTTCTTATGTTTCCAATTTGAAGCAAtttgaaatccaagaaacgaaAACCATAAACAAGTCCATTATCTAGACCCAAAGCTGCTCCAAATTGGAAATTGAGGCCAGAATGGTATATTTTCAAAGTTAAAGATATATTTGTACGTTATGAAAAACAAATTTAAACTTTATCCTAATAGAAATAGTACTTTTTAAAgaaatttaaggtattatcttATTAACCAGGATATCTCGTAAACCtcctaaacttatttaaaatgtctCATCAACACCATAAATTTACAtgacaaaacaaaaagaaatttaGATAAGTTAAAATGTGTATTAAGTTAAGCAAATTCAGAAGATTAGTACAATAGATCATTGTAATCATTTCATAAAGGTAATacgtcactttaaacaagtttagagaactattgtaaatgaattcacTAAGCTAAGTTCAGGTAGCCAATCAGACAAATGCAAGGATCCCCCCTAATGTATTAAGACTTCTTTAATTGTTatgatataatataataatcatATAACGTATTGTAACATCATTAACATTTTTCAGACATGGTCTTGGACAAAAATAATTTCgtctgtgagggtcacttggtggcatttacagccggtcccaagcccggacaaaggaggagggttgcggtaggtttgtggcggccagcgtaaaacttagccacatcttatgacatgaaccataatatgaATATTgtgggggcgttccctactcagcgacgcgctgcacttcttagacccgggtgtagcgaaaatatgcaagggttgctaggtcgtcgccccgaagcggcgcgccaccccaagacccgggggtggtgtcaaatatgcaagggttgcgggtaaataagctagtccacggtaatggtatgGGTAGGGGTaataggttacgctttggggcATGGAACATAGGCTCTTTGACAGGAaaattagctgaaattgtagatgttatgaagaggaggagaataaatataatgtgcctacaagaaaccaagtgggttggagccaaggctagagagatagctcattGGGGTTATAAATTGTGGTACttaggaaaggataagggtagaaatggataggtattcttattgatagggagtatattgatgatgtagtagcggtgtctaggaagagcgatggAATTACGAGTGTTAAGCTTGTGATAGgagatgaggttgtgaatgtcataagtgcatatgcgccacaaataggattagatgtctctataagacaagctttttgggaggacttggaggaagtggtgcaacaggttcctagcgatgaaaagatggtactaggtggtgatctcaatggacacgtaggttctaggcgagatgggtttgagagtgttcatgaaGGGTATAGTTTTGGAGATaaaaatgaagcaggaaatgttatcttggaattcgcatcagcctatgacttgagtatcatgaacacatgatTTATGAAAAGAatatcccacttagtgacttatcggagtggcggtaatgcgagccaaattgacttcttcctagtaaggagtgcttggagaaagagttatattgattgtaaggtgatccctggtgagagtacgacaacccaacatagagtagtggtgcttgattttcgaagtaggagatgtatgagaaaacgaacaccacaagtagagactaagattaagtggtggaaactgcaaggggagaatcaacaaaaatttgtggatgagatggccaaaaaagatatttggacttgtaatatggatttagatatagattcgatatggactaagatggagcatagtataagggaagtagcgaagaaagttctaggggaatctaaaggtagcatgccaccaggtaaggacacatcttggtggacagaagaagtacgacaagcagtaaagagtaagcgagaatcctataaaatattagggaagtgcaggagtgatgagaactacgaaaagtacaaagaggctaaaagggaagtaaagaaggtcatacgagatgctagagcaaaggtgaatcgagatctgtacacaagattggatacgaaggaaggggaaagagacatatatagaattgctcggatgagagataggaagacgcgagatctcagaaaagttaaatgtgtgaaggatgtggcccaaaaagtcctagttggagataaggatatcaaggaacgatgaaggtcctattttgataactTATTTTATGGAGAGCTTGGACAAgaggttggagatataagtatccctcacgatatgataaatcgtgaatgcatacggagaattcaaaagggtgaagtcaaaatgacattaaataagatgagattgaagaaagcagtaggacctgatggcatccctattgagatttggagatatttgggagagagaggaatcgaatggttgacgacgttcttcaacaaaatttggagaaacaataagatgccatccgAATTGAGGAAAAGTATTCTAATCTcgttgtataagaacaaaggtgatgtccaagattgtgccaactatcgaggaatcaaattaatgagtcacactatgaaactgtgggagcgagtgatcgaacaaaggctaaggaggacggtgaagatctcggaaaaccagtttggctttatgccggaaagatcaactatggaagccatccacctaatgagacaattaatggagcactatcgaaataagaagaaagacttgcatatggttttcattgacttggagaaggcatatgataaggtaccaagggaagtactttggtgggccctaataaggaaagacatttcgcggaaatatgttgacatcataaaggacatgtatgagggagcatgcatgAGTGTACGcaccagtgttgggaagactgaagagttccctattacgattggagtgcatcaaggttctgcactaagcccttttctttttgccatcgttatggatgaactaacgagttcacttcaagatggtataccatggtgtatgttgtttgcagatgatattgtgttggttgatgagacgaaagaaggcgtggagaggaagttggaactatggagacaaactttagaatctagaggctttaagctgagccgaagtaagacagaatatttgaagtgtaagtttagcggcgataggagtagggaggcagggacaatcacactagatgggagagttgttcaggcatcggattgctttcggtatttaggatctattatccaaacggatggagaagtagatgaagatgttgctcataggattaaatctggttgggcgaagtgggagagtgctacgggtttcctttgtgaccccggcatgccaaatagattgaagggaaaattctaccgcacggcaatcagaccagcactgttatatggtacggagtgttggtcAGTGAAACACGGTCACACTCATAAGATGTCTGTgacggagatgcgtatgttgagatggatgtgtggtcatacgagaaaggatcgggtgagtaatgaaataattaggacaaaagtaggggttacatctattgagaataa includes these proteins:
- the LOC136207963 gene encoding uncharacterized protein isoform X2; protein product: MASPYASYSLFSSSRLHTSTQLALRHISPSTHGPKGLALNFEQHTGIFSGKRNGINEKSRLNISCAMNMTAGQSGDPEKLSFDRLMNKARKLWDSSPQPVKSFPWNRAMENFIQLILDLTVAVIKYLCLPVLTVTSLSEMSYCAHHKKLYFVPFPLLIGVVVAGVLQETILELSPLIKDAEVPWHLISIAIFFTLIKFLGPYYPFWGRIFIPHFANGVLWRAAWSAFLWSRRPRKTSEESTVEKDA
- the LOC136209855 gene encoding B3 domain-containing protein REM9-like, which encodes MSISELINMAPRRSAKKETISRFFKIILQPNIEQNMLSLPLKFLSKYRNKLSDIAKLTVSDGRVWKVGLERIGENIWLDDGFHEFSRYYSLRHGHQLYFDYKGMSDFTLHIFNLSCCEISYPSQNQNHVHTCDSPPPPPPPPPPPPPHPKKKTIMNCEYRNENNILSPRHFKSKKPHFEIMLKDHNFSHRIVYVPTEFSRKHMARPLAKTEYIALELSNGKKWDVSVKRKKCGRLVIGGGWMTFIEENSLKERDVCIFELVKKNVFKVYLFIAL
- the LOC136207963 gene encoding uncharacterized protein isoform X1 codes for the protein MASPYASYSLFSSSRLHTSTQLALRHISPSTHGPKQGLALNFEQHTGIFSGKRNGINEKSRLNISCAMNMTAGQSGDPEKLSFDRLMNKARKLWDSSPQPVKSFPWNRAMENFIQLILDLTVAVIKYLCLPVLTVTSLSEMSYCAHHKKLYFVPFPLLIGVVVAGVLQETILELSPLIKDAEVPWHLISIAIFFTLIKFLGPYYPFWGRIFIPHFANGVLWRAAWSAFLWSRRPRKTSEESTVEKDA